Proteins encoded in a region of the Anopheles aquasalis chromosome 2, idAnoAquaMG_Q_19, whole genome shotgun sequence genome:
- the LOC126569661 gene encoding tetratricopeptide repeat protein 8, with protein sequence MDNFFAAISLFRRRKYDECIEVCNGLLLQQTQQQQQPAQHNALHQGPWELKMRSMTQRVYIDDIEADDDVAEDILDTQTIATAPRPGTSIRTAKPLTSAAGNTTANRPRTGTGRPITGISRPGTLSLQRPGSTLGNRTAPRTASRTAGGSARQMRLGSASMFAAGDPTGPLFHISRLHPDKYADRDALSKPLFQYLYYHEGDIRKAMALCDAVLNRRRLRSGLGSDGDQLGRAGSAPDSGSDWWWNTQKARCLIAIGSPREAEPYLRKALQDLLHPDVVLLLARIYVKIDQPMAALEVCRTSLEKLPNEIALLTQQARILELVGNLTTSVRRYRQIAVLDPMNTEALACIAVSYFYANQPETALLYYRRILALGAHSAELYCNIGLCCLYGGQLDLVFPCFQRALRMATGNELRADIWYNLSFVALTTGDIHLARRCLRLCIAANGSHGSALNNMAVLVARQKQYHKAKSYLVAARTALPASDEIGHNLKFIENFQ encoded by the exons ATGGACAATTTCTTCGCTGCCATATCATTATTCCGTCGACGGAAATATGATGAGTGCATCGAGGTGTGCAAcgggctgttgctgcagcagacgcagcagcagcagcagccggcccAACATAATGCCCTTCATCAAGGTCCTTGGGAGCTGAAAATGAGATCTATGACCCAGCGAGTGTACATCGACGATATCGAGGCAGACGATGATGTTGCAG AGGATATTTTGGACACGCAGACGATCGCGACCGCACCCCGACCGGGCACCTCGATCCGGACCGCCAAACCGTTGACCAGTGCCGCTGGCAACACCACAGCCAACCGTCcacgcaccggaaccggccggCCAATTACGGGCATT TCACGTCCCGGAACGCTGTCACTGCAGCGCCCCGGATCGACACTTGGCAACCGGACAGCACCACGGACGGCTTCACGAACTGCCGGTGGTTCGGCACGCCAGATGCGTCTCGGATCGGCCTCCATGTTTGCGGCCGGTGATCCGACCGGACCGCTGTTCCACATTTCGCGCCTTCATCCGGACAAGTACGCCGATCGGGATGCGCTGTCGAAGCCACTGTTCCAGTACCTTTACTACCACGAAGGTGACATCCGGAAGGCGATGGCATTGTGTGATGCGGTCCTTAATCGACGGAGGCTAAGATCTGGCCTCGGTTCGGATGGGGATCAGTTGGGGCGCGCTGGATCAGCACCCGATTCTGGAAgcgattggtggtggaacaCTCAAAAGGCACGTTGcttgatcgcgatcggtaGCCCCCGGGAAGCGGAACCGTATCTTCGGAAGGCGCTACAGGATCTACTGCATCCCGATGTTGTCTTATTGCTTGCCCGGATCTACGTCAAGATTGATCAACCGATGGCAGCGCTCGAAGTGTGTCGGACCTCACTCGAGAAGCTACCGAACGAGATCGCCTTGCTGACGCAACAGGCCCGTATCCTGGAGCTCGTGGGTAATCTGACGACCTCGGTGCGCCGCTATCGACAGATTGCGGTGCTTGATCCGATGAATACGGAGGCGCTGGCGTGCATTGCTGTGAGTTACTTTTACGCCAATCAACCGGAGACGGCTCTACTGTATTACCGGCGTATCCTGGCGTTGGGAGCGCACAGTGCTGAGCTGTACTGTAACATTGGTCTGTGCTGTCTGTACGGTGGTCAGCTCGATCTGGTGTTTCCGTGTTTTCAGCGCGCACTTcggatggccaccggaaacgaGCTGCGAGCGGACATTTGGTACAATCTGAGCTTCGTAGCGTTG ACCACCGGTGACATTCACCTGGCACGGCGCTGCCTACGGCTCTGTATCGCCGCCAACGGATCGCACGGGTCAGCCCTCAACAATATGGCCGTCCTGGTGGCACGCCAGAAGCAGTACCACAAGGCCAAGTCGTACCTCGTGGCAGCACGTACCGCACTGCCGGCAAGCGACGAGATTGGCCATAACCTCAAATTTATCGAAAATTTCCAATAA